A single Aspergillus chevalieri M1 DNA, chromosome 3, nearly complete sequence DNA region contains:
- a CDS encoding uncharacterized protein (COG:S;~EggNog:ENOG410PU92;~InterPro:IPR008775;~PFAM:PF05721): protein MVGIQAQNLAVNDGPLTSENAALLRPSDPNMPIEELRRRYEQDGYLFVKGLLPREDVLEMRRRYFDFLAPTGVLQENTDPVEGIFNKTKSPDDYPGIGAGHVGNNGRPGGDSAAQFVDKAIEAHYKDWYAEKFCNHPDLREFVARFTGWGDDTLSFKRTLLRNNPPGSKPIGVHYDQIFLRYGDPTSVTAWVPIGDIKLNGGGLIYLEDGDSVGLKIEEEFTTRAKQAGLTEEEARSAFNSNMMATGLLSDFPAEFAKEHGRRWLASSYEAGDVVLHKPHAIHASTVNNDPDNVIRLATDLRFCDSSKPYDKRWMNHYRFGDGV from the exons ATGGTCGGAATCCAAGCTCAAAACCTAGCCGTCAACGACGGCCCCTTGACGTCTGAAAATGCCGCTCTCCTACGACCCTCCGATCCCAACATGCCCATCGAAGAACTCCGTCGACGCTACGAACAAGACGGTTACCTCTTCGTCAAGGGACTCCTCCCCCGCGAGGATGTCCTAGAAATGCGCCGCCGCTACTTCGACTTCCTCGCCCCAACTGGTGTTCTTCAAGAAAACACCGACCCCGTCGAGGGCATCTTCAACAAGACCAAATCCCCCGACGACTACCCGGGCATTGGCGCGGGACATGTGGGCAACAACGGCCGCCCGGGAGGTGACAGCGCAGCGCAGTTTGTGGACAAGGCGATCGAGGCGCATTACAAGGATTGGTATGCGGAGAAGTTCTGCAATCATCCGGATTTGCGTGAATTTGTGGCACGGTTTACGGGGTGGGGGGATGATACGTTGTCGTTTAAGAGGACGTTGCTTAGGAATAATCCGCCAGGGTCGAAGCCAATTGGAGTGCATTATGATCAGATCTTCTTGAGGTATGGAGACCCGACTAGTGTTACTGCTTGGGTGCCTATTGGGGATATCAAGTTGAATGGCGGGGGGTTGATTTACCTTGAGGATG GTGATTCGGTTGGCTTGAAAATCGAAGAAGAATTCACCACCAGAGCCAAGCAAGCAGGCCTCACAGAGGAAGAAGCCAGATCGGCCTTCAACTCGAATATGATGGCCACCGGCTTACTCTCCGACTTTCCGGCTGAGTTTGCAAAGGAACATGGTCGTCGATGGCTGGCATCTTCCTACGAGGCTGGGGATGTTGTTCTGCACAAGCCGCATGCT ATCCATGCATCGACGGTCAACAATGATCCGGACAATGTGATTAGACTGGCGACAGATCTCCGGTTCTGTGATTCTTCCAAGCCATACGACAAG CGATGGATGAACCACTACCGGTTTGGGGATGGAGTGTAG
- the SAH1 gene encoding adenosylhomocysteinase (COG:H;~EggNog:ENOG410PG05;~InterPro:IPR020082,IPR000043,IPR036291,IPR042172, IPR015878;~PFAM:PF00670;~go_function: GO:0004013 - adenosylhomocysteinase activity [Evidence IEA]) translates to MAAPAQKFKVADISLAAFGRREIELAEIEMPGLMAIRRKYGAEQPLKGARIAGCLHMTIQTAVLIETLTALGAEVTWTSCNIFSTQDHAAAAIAAAGVPVFAWKGETDEEYNWCLEQQLSAFKDGQKLNLILDDGGDLTALVHDKFPEQLNGCYGLSEETTTGVHNLYRMLKENKLQVPAINVNDSVTKSKFDNLYGCRESLIDGIKRATDVMIAGKVAVVAGYGDVGKGCSDALRSMGARVLVTEVDPINALQAAVQGYEVTTMEDAAPQGQIFVTTTGCRDILTGAHFEVMRNDAIVCNIGHFDIEIDVAWLKANAKSVQNIKPQVDRYTMANGRNIILLAEGRLVNLGCATGHSSFVMSCSFSNQVLAQIALFRAEDTAFGQKYTEFGASGKKPVGVYVLPKVLDEEVARLHLDHVNAKLSELTPVQADYLGLNVKGPFKGDIYRY, encoded by the exons ATGGCTGCTCCCGCTCAGAAGTTCAAGGTCGCCGACATC TCCCTGGCTGCCTTCGGCCGCCGCGAGATTGAGCTCGCTGAGATTGAGATGCCCGGTCTCATGGCCATCCGCCGCAAGTACGGTGCTGAGCAGCCTCTTAAGGGCGCTCGTATTGCCGGTTGTCTTCACATGA CCATCCAGACTGCTGTCCTCATCGAGACCCTCACTGCCCTCGGTGCCGAGGTCACCTGGACTAGCTGCAACATCTTCTCCACCCAGGACCACGCTGCCGCCGCCATTGCCGCCGCTGGTGTCCCTGTCTTCGCCTGGAAGGGTGAGACTGACGAGGAGTACAACTGGTGCTTGGAGCAGCAGCTCTCTGCCTTCAAGGATGGTCAGAAGCTCAATCTCATCCTCGACGATGGTGGTGACTTGACCGCCCTTGTCCACGACAAGTTCCCCGAGCAGCTCAACGGTTGCTACGGTCTCTCCGAGGAGACCACCACCGGTGTCCATAACCTCTACAGGATGCTCAAGGAGAACAAGCTCCAGGTCCCCGCCATCAACGTCAACGACTCCGTCACCAAGTCCAAGTTCGACAACCTCTACGGTTGCCGTGAGTCGCTCATTGACGGTATCAAGCGTGCCACCGACGTTATGATCGCTGGTAAGGTTGCCGTTGTTGCCGGTTACGGTGACGTCGGTAAGGGTTGCTCTGACGCTCTCCGCTCCATGGGTGCTCGTGTCCTTGTCACCGAGGTTGACCCCATCAACGCCCTCCAGGCCGCGGTCCAGGGCTACGAGGTCACCACCATGGAGGATGCTGCCCCTCAGGGTCAGATCTTCGTCACCACCACTGGTTGCCGTGACATCCTGACTGGTGCTCACTTCGAGGTCATGCGTAACGACGCCATTGTTTGCAACATTGGTCACTTCGACATTGAGATTGACGTTGCCTGGCTCAAGGCCAACGCCAAATCCGTCCAGAACATCAAGCCCCAGGTTGACCGTTACACCATGGCCAACGGCCGTAACATCATTCTCCTGGCTGAGGGTCGTCTTGTCAACCTTGGCTGTGCTACCGGCCACTCTTCCTTCGTCATGTCCTGCTCTTTCTCCAACCAGGTCCTCGCTCAGATCGCCCTCTTCCGTGCTGAGGACACTGCTTTCGGTCAGAAGTACACCGAGTTCGGTGCTTCCGGCAAGAAGCCCGTCGGCGTCTACGTCCTCCCCAAGGTTCTCGACGAGGAGGTCGCCCGTCTTCACTTGGACCACGTCAACGCCAAGCTGTCCGAGCTTACCCCTGTCCAGGCCGACTACCTTGGCCTGAACGTCAAGGGTCCCTTTAAGGGTGACATCTACCGCTACTAa
- a CDS encoding Tm-1-like ATP-binding domain-containing protein (COG:S;~EggNog:ENOG410PKND;~InterPro:IPR044122;~PFAM:PF06792) has translation MISTMASGDVKSYVEETDITMMYSVVDIAGRNWVLERILGNAASAISGMAGYYLQNATGNKDGGGGKKRIGITMFGVTTPCVDRVREYFDEQHPGKYEIYVFHATGAGGKAMERLISESQLDAIIDLTTTEVADELVGGILSAGPGRLSAAAAKGIPQVISVGACDMVNFGTKESVPTQFGDGGRKLYKHNPSITLMRTTEEECRGIARFIGEKLRGAKNSKKVRFVLPTGGVSMLDVPGQAFHDPEADKVLFDTLEQELAETPIEIRRDTRAINDPGFAVAVAESLLELMQLP, from the coding sequence ATGATTTCGACGATGGCATCTGGTGATGTGAAGTCGTATGTTGAGGAGACTGATATCACGATGATGTATAGTGTTGTTGATATTGCGGGGAGGAATTGGGTTCTCGAGAGAATTTTGGGGAATGCGGCGAGTGCTATTTCTGGTATGGCTGGGTATTATCTCCAGAATGCTACGGGAAATAAggatggtggtggagggaagaaaaggattggTATAACTATGTTCGGAGTGACGACGCCCTGCGTTGATCGGGTTCGTGAATACTTCGATGAACAGCACCCAGGAAAATACGAAATCTACGTCTTCCATGCCACCGGTGCTGGCGGAAAGGCTATGGAGCGTCTCATCTCTGAGTCCCAGCTCGACGCTATCATCGACCTAACGACCACTGAGGTCGCAGATGAGTTGGTTGGCGGTATTTTATCAGCTGGCCCGGGACGATTgtccgctgctgctgcgaagGGGATCCCGCAGGTTATCAGTGTAGGAGCATGTGACATGGTGAATTTTGGTACGAAAGAGAGTGTTCCGACGCAATTCGGGGATGGTGGGAGGAAGTTGTATAAGCATAATCCCAGCATTACGCTGATGAGGACGACAGAGGAAGAATGCCGTGGGATTGCAAGGTTTATTGGAGAGAAGTTGCGTGGTGCAAAGAACTCGAAGAAGGTCCGGTTTGTTTTGCCCACTGGGGGTGTTAGTATGTTGGATGTGCCTGGGCAGGCGTTCCATGATCCTGAAGCCGATAAGGTGTTGTTTGATACGCTTGAGCAAGAGCTTGCTGAGACTCCGATTGAGATTCGACGGGATACCCGCGCCATTAACGATCCAGGGTTCGCTGTAGCAGTAGCTGAATCGCTGCTCGAGTTGATGCAGCTGCCTTAG
- the TM1 gene encoding TIM-barrel enzyme family protein (COG:S;~EggNog:ENOG410PGVD;~InterPro:IPR009215,IPR015813,IPR013785;~PFAM:PF09370;~go_function: GO:0003824 - catalytic activity [Evidence IEA]) — translation MYSGRERFDTSTLVLEEERRSWWVIVMSGCVVGERPRSRSMTLLLVALGLVRILSRTKRSSSSLVSQVPRRRIVAIVLCCVLVCGGNCIAEELSIRASAAGLRIPSIILSSCFGHFTRPLTLPTLHRVYKMPRPTTRKEVLDSLRKTIADGSIVVGAGAGIGLSAKFIEKGGADLILIYNSGRFRMAGRGSLAGLMPYSDANQVVVEMANEVLPIVDNTPVLAGVCGTDPFRTMPEFLKQLKTIGFVGVQNFPTVGLIDGNFRANLEETGMGYEKEVEMIRIAHELDLVTTPYVFNVDEGERMARAGADVIVVHLGLTTSGTIGAQTAVTLDDGVRMVQEVRDAVVKVNPEVIVLCHGGPVAEPGDAEYVLKRTKGVHGFFGASSMERLPVERAILENAKAFKNLKV, via the exons ATGTATTCTGGGCGGGAGAGATTCGATACGTCAACATTGGTAttggaggaggaaaggaggTCGTGGTGGGTTATTGTGATGTCGGGGTGTGTGGTTGGGGAGCGGCCGAGGTCGAGGAGCATGACTTTGCTTTTGGTAGCGTTGGGGTTGGTGAGGATTTTGTCACGGACGAAACGGAGTTCATCGAGCTTGGTATCGCAGGTTCCTAGGAGGAGGATTGTAGCCATTGTGTTGTGTTGTGTTCTTGTATGTGGTGGTAACTGTATAGCGGAGGAATTGTCTATAAGGGCTTCAGCTGCGGGGCTGAGGATCCCCTCAATTATTTTATCATCGTGCTTTGGACATTTCACGAGACCCCTTACACTCCCCACACTTCACAGAGTATACAAGATGCCCCGTCCAACAACCCGCAAAGAAGTCCTCGACAGTCTTCGTAAGACTATTGCCGATGGCTCCATTGTCGTTGGAGCAGGAGCTG GCATTGGCCTCTCTGCCAAATTCATCGAGAAGGGAGGCGCTGACCTCATTCTCATCTACAATTCTGGTCGTTTCCGCATGGCCGGACGAGGCTCGTTGGCTGGGTTGATGCCGTACTCGGATGCTAATCAGGTTGTGGTTGAGATG GCAAACGAAGTCCTCCCCATCGTCGACAACACCCCCGTCCTCGCCGGCGTCTGCGGCACCGACCCCTTCCGTACCATGCCCGAATTCCTCAAGCAACTGAAAACCATCGGCTTCGTCGGCGTCCAGAACTTCCCCACCGTTGGCCTCATCGACGGTAACTTCCGCGCAAACCTCGAAGAAACAGGCATGGGCTACGAAAAGGAAGTCGAGATGATTCGCATCGCCCATGAACTTGACCTCGTCACTACGCCCTACGTCTTCAATGTCGATGAAGGGGAGCGTATGGCCCGCGCCGGCGCTGACGTCATTGTTGTGCATCTGGGTTTAACGACGAGCGGAACAATTGGCGCGCAGACGGCTGTGACGCTGGATGATGGTGTGAGGATGGTGCAGGAGGTTAGGGATGCGGTTGTCAAGGTCAATCCGGAGGTTATTGTGTTGTGTCATGGGGGGCCTGTTGCAGAGCCGGGAGATGCGGAGTATGTACTTAAGAGGACGAAGGGGGTGCATGGGTTCTTTGGGGCGAGTAGCATGGAGCGATTGCCGGTGGAGAGGGCAATTTTGGAGAATGCGAAGGCGTTTAAGAATTTGAAGGTTTAG
- a CDS encoding SDR family NAD(P)-dependent oxidoreductase (COG:Q;~EggNog:ENOG410PKNS;~InterPro:IPR002347,IPR036291,IPR020904;~PFAM:PF00106,PF13561,PF08659;~go_function: GO:0016491 - oxidoreductase activity [Evidence IEA];~go_process: GO:0055114 - oxidation-reduction process [Evidence IEA]) — MSRSLEGKFGIVTGGSRGIGEAIAHNLASKGCSLLLNYTSESSRERTESLCKTLSSTHAIVCHAVQADLCDTQTAANTILSAAKEHFSKDGKFQIDILINNAGVSKDRFLNDETKGPIDPDYFYWQYNVNVLAPLLLTQAAAPFLPQNRTGRIVNISSVSSSLGFTGQSVYGGTKAALEAMTRTWARELADCATVNAINPGPVVGDMYFATGEAFWRQMQGYMDATPLSKVLEGDEKMASLTEEQKTAIQEKMDGRRPAFTSEIAGVVGMLCTGDGGWCTGSVVCANGGMRMGI; from the exons ATGTCCCGCTCATTGGAAGGGAAGTTTGGCATTGTCACCGGCGGATCGCGGG GAATTGGCGAAGCAATCGCCCACAACCTCGCCTCCAAAGGCTGCTCTCTTCTGCTGAACTACACCTCAGAATCCTCTCGCGAACGCACCGAATCCCTCTGCAAAACCCTCTCCAGCACGCACGCCATTGTCTGCCACGCAGTTCAAGCAGACCTCTGTGACACTCAAACCGCAGCCAACACCATTCTTTCCGCAGCGAAGGAACACTTCAGCAAAGATGGCAAATTTCAAATCGACATCCTAATCAACAACGCTGGCGTCTCAAAAGACCGCTTCCTCAACGACGAAACCAAAGGCCCTATCGACCCAGACTACTTCTACTGGCAATACAACGTCAACGTCCTAGctcctctccttctcacGCAGGCCGCTGCCCCATTCCTTCCCCAAAACCGCACCGGCCGCATCGTCAACATCTCCAGCGTCTCATCCTCCCTAGGCTTCACGGGCCAATCCGTCTATGGCGGCACAAAAGCTGCCCTCGAAGCAATGACACGCACCTGGGCCCGTGAGCTTGCTGACTGCGCCACCGTCAACGCCATCAATCCTGGCCCCGTCGTCGGGGACATGTACTTTGCAACTGGCGAGGCGTTCTGGCGCCAGATGCAGGGGTATATGGATGCGACGCCGCTGAGTAAGGTGCTTGAAGGTGATGAGAAGATGGCTAGTTTGACAGAGGAGCAGAAGACGGCGATTCAGGAGAAGATGGATGGGAGGAGGCCGGCTTTTACGAGTGAGATTGCGGGGGTGGTGGGGATGTTATGTACGGGGGATGGGGGATGGTGTACGGGGAGTGTGGTTTGTGCTAATggggggatgaggatgggcaTATAA
- a CDS encoding uncharacterized protein (COG:S;~EggNog:ENOG410PTDP), with protein MSLRTTRLTSLLTRAAARAPSTTLRPFLGASALSVQIPSQSSRQTQPFPLPISNQVQTRGYALGATTGKSQADLLVDELQELYEVAKDEFEIATDSTDNATIYAASDRESCRDALNQLLATYSLYTSSEIRSTAESHQPQQAQPDDSGMDAVGTGYDPGDIEPAVREEVRKRVGQRVRELDNAVGLLEDRAQAD; from the exons ATGTCTCTCCGAACAACCCGTCTGACATCCCTGCTCACCCGAGCAGCCGCGAGAGCACCATCCACAACACTCCGTCCGTTCCTGGGAGCTTCAGCATTATCTGTCCAAATCCCCAGCCAAAGCTCAAGGCAGACGCAACCATTCCCCttaccaatctcaaaccAAGTCCAAACTAGAGGCTACGCCCTCGGCGCCACAACCGGTAAATCTCAAGCCGATCTTCTCGTCGACGAGTTACAGGAATT GTACGAAGTTGCAAAAGACGAATTCGAAATCGCAACCGACAGCACCGACAACGCCACCATCTACGCCGCCTCCGACCGTGAATCCTGCCGCGACGCCCTAAACCAGCTCCTCGCAACCTACTCCCTCTATACATCCTCTGAGATCCGGTCCACGGCCGAATCGCACCAGCCACAGCAGGCGCAGCCGGATGATAGTGGGATGGATGCTGTGGGGACGGGGTATGATCCCGGGGATATTGAGCCGGCGGTGAGGGAGGAGGTTAGGAAGAGGGTCGGGCAGAGGGTTAGGGAGTTGGATAATGCGGTGGGATTGTTGGAGGATAGGGCCCAGGCTGATTGA
- the SUR1 gene encoding C2H2-type zinc finger protein (COG:K;~EggNog:ENOG410PM40;~InterPro:IPR036236,IPR013087;~PFAM:PF00096,PF12874,PF13894) encodes MAQNKDDYCLECHWEGFRLDGKESNDTSDPKEKEPEPVCPGEEHHTLSRCDVDETCCEVDDCADNCSITCPSVCDGFVDCDQSDACSVSHCDDNCRSDEPVCFEDHCFDGTENNADHGLESFLGLSAPLNLETSDLLSSTLEHSQLEQSKHTDPPAPANIGPSSHHPNPIDSSSFLPPYSSTPAAHCHSHVPNHFNNCHFHHSVHPSYPVQNGVNPADVFHMLGMCPDLSSCPIPEEQHCQHNYHLNDTSAFFSCFHAENHHLNHTTHNNNVDTNTTTNNDSNCHHHHRHQPKPVNAGGRAPAKGPCRSHHRCRIHAHGHAHPYSPYLRQSRSSISSHLISSPGETPPPLDGGASSVITSPEFSPVDREIHVCKWTTTLHGIKHSCGATFADSGALQRHLISGHMSTVDGAKGNGYYCCWEGCHRPNEPFSQKSKLQGHFLTHSNYKNFKCSVCGKVFARQATLDRHERSHRGEKPYKCTDCGKTFTDSSELKTHSRTHTGEKPFKCTYPGCNFQTGDSSNMSSHRLTHGERRHKCHFSGCSKSFTRPDQLKRHIKSTHKEEMPPFSTSPGTDEFALSYGIIA; translated from the exons ATGGCTCAGAACAAGGACGACTACTGCCTTGAGTGCCATTGGGAGGGTTTCCGCCTCGATGGCAAAGAGTCTAACGATACATCAGACCCCAAGGAGAAAGAGCCTGAGCCTGTCTGCCCCGGAGAGGAACATCATACCTTGTCCCGGTGCGATGTGGATGAGACTTGCTGCGAGGTGGATGACTGTGCGGATAACTGTTCCATCACTTGTCCGTCGGTATGCGATGGATTCGTTGATTGCGATCAATCTGATGCGTGTTCCGTATCACATTGCGATGATAACTGCAGGAGTGACGAACCTGTGTGTTTTGAAGACCACTGCTTCGATGGAACCGAGAACAATGCCGACCACGGCTTGGAATCGTTTTTAGGGCTGAGTGCCCCCTTGAATCTGGAGACGAGTGATCTTCTCTCCTCGACTCTTGAGCACAGTCAGCTTGAGCAGTCAAAGCACACAGACCCCCCGGCTCCGGCTAACATAGGCCCTTCTTCTCACCACCCTAATCCTATCGACTCGTCCTCCTTCCTTCCCCCGTACTCGTCTACCCCAGCGGCTCATTGCCACTCGCATGTTCCGAATCACTTCAATAACTGTCATTTTCATCACTCGGTGCATCCGTCGTATCCTGTGCAGAATGGAGTTAACCCGGCGGATGTTTTCCACATGCTGGGCATGTGTCCGGACCTGTCGAGTTGCCCGATCCCAGAAGAGCAACACTGTCAGCACAATTACCACCTGAATGACACAtcggccttcttctcatGCTTTCACGCCGAAAACCATCACCTCAATCACACTACCCATAATAATAATGTCGACACcaataccaccaccaacaatgATAGCAACtgtcaccatcatcaccgcCACCAACCAAAACCGGTCAACGCGGGCGGTCGTGCCCCAGCTAAAGGACCCTGCCGTTCTCACCATCGCTGTCGTATCCACGCCCACGGCCATGCCCACCCATACTCTCCCTACTTGCGACAATCTCGATCGAGCATCAGTTCCCATTTGATCTCCAGTCCGGGCGAGACCCCTCCGCCACTAGATGGCGGCGCCTCATCCGTGATCACCAGCCCAGAGTTCTCTCCTGTTGATCGGGAGATTCACGTCTGCAAATGGACAACCACCCTTCACGGAATTAAACATTCTTGCGGGGCTACGTTTGCCGATTCAGGTGCTCTCCAGAGGCATCTCATCTCCGGCCATATGTCCACCGTGGATGGAGCTAAGGGTAATGGTTACTATTGCTGCTGGGAGGGGTGTCACCGACCGAACGAGCCGTTTTCACAAAAGTCAAAGCTTCAGGGGCATTTTTTGACGCATAGCAACT ATAAAAACTTTAAATGTTCCGTCTGCGGCAAGGTGTTTGCCCGACAAGCCACTTTAGACAGGCACGAACGAAGCCACCGGGGCGAGAAGCCGTACAAGTGCACAGATTGTGGGAAGACGTTTACCGACAGCAGTGAACTGA AAACCCATTCGCGGACACACACTGGAGAAAAGCCATTTAAATGCACTTACCCTGGGTGCAATTTCCAAACTGGCGAT TCCTCCAATATGTCAAGCCACCGCCTCACACACGGCGAACGACGACACAAGTGTCACTTCTCGGGGTGTAGTAAGAGCTTTACACGACCTG ATCAACTCAAACGACACATTAAATCCACACACAAGGAAGAAATGCCGCCTTTTTCCACATCACCCGGGACTGATGAATTCGCGCTTTCGTACGGGATAATCGCTTAG
- a CDS encoding uncharacterized protein (COG:S;~EggNog:ENOG410PSMK), with product MGNICSRSANKPDDPFSHPGRSLASSAPSQHQHHNRAPSARAPNNQKPFTVPGRTLGGGEEGPGTGMDARTRAALAAQARADAAQSSNKGKLGTKLAAQKSMTQAQALNEASQSERAARDADGAAEARRWQ from the exons ATGGGAAACATTTGCTCCCGCTCCGCAAACAAACCCGACGACCCTTTCTCCCACCCCGGCCGCTCCCTCGCCTCCTCCGCACCCTCccaacaccagcatcacAACCGCGCCCCCTCCGCCCGCGCGCCAAACAACCAAAAGCCCTTCACAGTTCCAGGGCGGACACTAGGTGGCGGTGAAGAGGGGCCGGGGACGGGGATGGATGCGCGGACTAGAGCGGCGTTGGCAGCGCAG GCACGAGCGGACGCAGCGCAATCGTCGAATAAAGGAAAGCTCGGGACGAAGTTGGCGGCGCAGAAGTCCATGACGCAGGCGCAGGCGTTGAATGAGGCGAGCCAGTCTGAACGGGCTGCTAGAGATGCGGATGGGGCGGCTGAGGCGAGGAGGTGGCAATGA